The DNA segment TGAGTACTGTACGAAGCTTTACTGAGAAAACGCTTGATGCTTGAGTTCGGATTGCTGACGTGGTTCTTGTGACGACACTACAAGCAAGAATCTCACTGATGCTGCAATTTTACAATAGAAACTTAAAGAAAAATTAAATAATACAGTCTTAAGGGGCATTCGCTGATGCTATAACATGCACAGAAAATAGGTAAAGAGGGTAAGTTACTGATGTCTAGAGTTTTTGCGAACCAAGATTGCCAATTGCAAGTATATAAATTAAAGAAACAGCTTTGTGAAAAAGACTTGCATAATTATTTTTTTTGCTACTGATAATTTAGATAGCAAGTATCTTAAGGAGCAACAGCCGTTACAACTAATCGTTAAAGTAGCGATCGCATGATAGCCAGATAACTGGTCTGTCATAGCCAGGCACTTTGCTATTGATAGTTATGGATAAGTTTACTTATCAAACAATTATGTAATGTTTTACGCACTCATTCTTTCTTGACCAGTGTTCAATTTCAGATTCTTAACAGCAAATGAATAGACGGAATACTAAGCAAAAGGAGTACAAGAATTACTGATGAATTTTAGTTATTTAAAGTTCAATTTTACTTGTGTTCAACAGAGCTGATATGGATCAACTAGAAACACAACTACGTCAGTTAATAACAACAACTTGTCAATATAAACAATACAGTGTTGAACGCCAGCAAGGTTTAACAAAGATTGTGCGCGCGATCTACAAATCTGGCAAACTCTGGAAGGATACTTCTCCTTATTATGAGGATGCACTGCAGAAAACTTGGCTATATTTCTGCCGCAATTTGTGCGAAGCAAATACAGGGGAAAGATACGATCCAAATCGTAGTAGTGTGACTACTTGGCTAAATGCTTATTTGAGGCGACGGCTACAAGATTTTCGTGTAGAAGAATATGAAACTCTTACTCAAACTGCCTCATTTCAGACCACAGAAGATGAGGTTATTGACACTACAGCTGCTTTGGTTGCACCACCTGATATTCCACCTATTCTAGAAATGACAATTACTTGGGCGAAAACTGACTTTGATGGCGAGTTACGTCGCGTTCATATTCAAGGACACCCGAAAGTTAATTGTCAAGTATTAATTTTACAAAGGCTACCTCCAGAAACAAGTTGGGAAAAGATATCTGAAGAATACCAGATTTCAATTTCTACTCTGACAAGTTTTTATAGAAGGCAATGTATTCCTCGCTTGCGTAAATTTGGTGAATCTCAAGGTTATTTATGATGAAGCTTTAAATGGTATATTAGTGCTTTTTTATTTGATTGCTACTTAAATATAAGTCAAAAAAATGCCGCAACTTGCAGGTAAAAAATAATACAAAATTGAGAATTTAAACTATGCCTAAAAATACTAAGCAAATACAAGGATTTGCCTTGCCACTACCTATTACTCAAATTGCACAAGAAACTGCCCAAAAATTCATTGATCAAGTACAAGATTTTCCAGACAAGGTAGAAAAAATAAAATTAAATACCCTAGCTGTTTGCATAGTTGATAACTACTTACAGATGATGGGAATTAACACAAATATTACAGCTAGTGATAGTTGGAATCCAGTGCTGCGGTTGTGTGCTGATATTGCTGACTTAGAAGTGTCAGGACTTGGTCGTTTAGAGTGTCGCTGGCTACGATCGCCCTCAATGCAATGTGATATTCCCCCAGAAGTGTGGGAGGATCGAATTGGGTATGTTGTCGTACAGTTTGATGAAGCACTCCGCGAAGCAACATTATTAGGGTTTACTCCAAAAGCGATCGCGCAGTTACCGATTGACGAGTTACAACCACTCGAAGACTTACTCGCACATTTGAATGAATTAAGGTTGAATATCGATCAGCAACCATTAGTGCAGTTAAGTCAATGGTTTAATCAGGTTTTTGAGACAGAATGGCAAGCTATTGAAACAATTCTTGGATCGGCACGAGCTAATTTAGCATTTAGTTTCCGCAGGTCTGATCCCTTAGTGGGAGGCACAAACGAGAATCGCGAAGACCGTGTTCGACGTGCTAAATTAATTGATTTAGGAATGCAACTAGCAGGTCACGCAGTAGCTTTGATTGTTGAACTGCGCTCGGTGTCTGACCAAAAGATGGATATTTTGCTACAAGTCCATCCTACAGGTAGTCAAATTTATTTACCAACCCAACTACAGCTAACTGTCTTGGATGCTTCTGAAGCAATTTTCCTTGAAGCTCAAGCAAGAAAAGCCGATAATTATATTCAATTACAGTTTAGTGGCAAACCAGGAGAAAAGTTTAGTGTGCGAGTAGCGCTTGGCAATGACAGTATAATAGAAAACTTTATGATTTAGTTTCATCACCGCGCCTGCAGGAACACCGTAGTGGCTAAGTTAGTTGTTTTAAAAGTAGGCGAAGGAAGCTTTGAGCAGGGATTCCCTGTAACGATGCAAATAGGAGAAGAAGGCGATTCTCCGGCAATCCAAACTTTAGGTAAGCTACCACCTGCTCCAGAAATTCCTCAATATTACAATTGCTGGCAATCAGCATATCTTTGTTTAGGTTGGTCTACCCGTCTAGAAGCAAAGCCTATTCAAGTAACAAACGTTTCAGTGATTGATGATTGCTGGCACGCTGTACAAGTTCTACGCAACCGTTTAAATAGCTGGATACACTCTGAGTCTTTTCGTTCGATTCGGGAAAAATGGTTAGAAAAATTGCTGCCATCAGATGAGATTCGAGTTATTTTGCAAACAGAAGATGAGCTTTTGCAACGCTTACCTTGGCATTTCTGCGATCTCTTCGAGCGTTACCCTAAAGCAGAAATTGCCCTTAGCACTCCAGCTTACGAACGAGTCAAACAAGTTTCTCAACTCAAAAATAAAGTCACTATTCTTGCCATTCTTGGTGATAGTACAGGAATCGATACCCAAGCAGATCGGGCTTTGTTAGAAAAACTGCCTGGCGCAACTGTGCAATTTTTAGTTGAACCACAACGCCAAGAACTCAACAATCAATTATGGAGCCAAGGCTGGGATATTCTTTTTTTTGCAGGGCATAGTTCAAGTTTGGCGAATGGAGATGGTCGAATTTGTATCAATCAAACTGATAGCTTGTCGATTAGTGACTTAAAATATGCACTCAAAACTGCTGTAGCACACGGCTTAAAGTTAGCAATTTTTAATTCTTGTGATGGTTTAGGATTAGCTCGCGAACTGGCTAACTTATATATTCCGCAAGTGATTGTCATGCGGGAGCCAGTACCAGATAAAGTCGCGCACGAGTTTCTCAAGAATTTTTTGTATACTTTCGCGGGTGGTCAGTCTTTTTATTTATCAGTACGCGAAGCACGCGAGCGTTTACAAGGATTAGAAGATCAGTATCCTTGTGCAAGTTGGCTACCTGTGATTTATCAAAATCCTGCAGAGAACCCGCCGCTGTGGACAGCCCTATCAAATCAACTTGCTGTTGATCGCAGTAGAAATTACCAACATCCTCGGAGATCGCTCAAAAAAATAGGATTACAGCGCCTACGGACAATAATGCTGACGAGTATAGCTGTAACATCTGTCATTTGGGGAGTGCGCCATTTAGGAGCATTACAACCTTTTGAACTGAAAGCCTTCGATCAACTAATGCGATTGCGATCGCATGAAGGAACTGATCCGCGCTTATTGGTTGTCGCCATTACTGAAGACGATTTCAAAATACCAGAACAGAAAAATCGCACCGGATCGCTATCTGATTTAGCACTAGCACAACTTTTAGCAAAATTAGAGCAATATCAACCGCGAGCCATTGGTTTAGATATTTATCGCGAAGATGCCGTAAATCCTCAACAAGAAGATTTAGCAAAGTATATGCAACAGAGCGATCGCTTTATTGCTGTATGTAAAATTAGCGATCCAACTGCAACTGAAGATCCGAGTGTGGCACCACCGCCTGAAGTTCCCGAAGCACGTCAAGGATTTAGTGATGTTGTTCTTGACCCTGATGGTATTCTCCGCCGATATCTTGTCGCAGTCAATCCGCATCCTGCTTCCATTTGCGGCGCACCTTATGCATTTAGCACGCAACTTGCATTTCGTTACTTAGCGGCGAATGGGATTTTTCCTCAGTGGACACCTGAAGGACAATTACAGTTAGGTGATATTGTTTTACCGCGCTTGCACTCGCACACCGGAGGTTATCAAACAATTGATGCTGCAGGCTTTCAAATGCTGCTCAATTACAATTCTTACCAATCGCCAGAAAATATTGCGAGCAGAGTTACACTAACTGATGTTTTGCGGAATCGAGTTAGACCTGATGATGTTAAGAATAGGATCGTTTTGATTGGTGTGACTGCTCCTAGTGTTGGCGATTATTTTGCGACACCTTATAGTACCGGTGGAGGGACGTATCAAAAAATGGCTGGCGTGTTTATCCACGCTCAAATGGTCAGTCAACTACTCAGTGTTGTCAAAAATCAACGACCACTGTTGTGGGTGTTACCGCAGTGGGGCGAATTATTATGGATTTGGGGCTGGTCGATTTTGGGTGGCTTACTTGCTTGGCGCTACCGTTCAGTATTACATCTAGAGCTAGCATTAGCAATTACAGTTATTGTGCTGTCTGCGCTATGCTCTATGTTCTTTTTACTTCAAAGCTGTTGGGTGCCGCTTGTACCATCAGGGTTAGCATTAGTTGCGACTAGCGCTGGTGTTATCGTACAAAATACCTCTCAAAAACAGGGACAAAGTACAAAACTCTACTCAGGGAGTACTTAACATGAATTTTTACTGGCAGTGTTACAAATTTGCCCTGATTGGGTTAGCAGTTATTGGTGTATTCCCAGCAAAAGTATACTCTGTTCCCAAAATAAAGGTAGAACAACAGGTCATCGCCAGTGCCACAGGGCAACTTAACTTTACTCCGCCTCCACCTCCAGTGAATATTGGAATTCCAGGCGATCGCACTGGTGCAGGTAGACGTGGCTGTTTAGTTAACAACGATTCAGTAGATAATAAGCAACTCACAGCTTTAGTGCCAATAACCAAAGCCGCTACAGGTTTAGAGGTAGTATGGGGACTGACAACGGTTGAGCATCCCACCTTCTGGTTTTATGTACCTTATCGTGCTCAGGACGTCCATTCTGCTAGGTTTGTTTTACGCACAGCAGATAATCAACTTGTTTATCAAACTTCAGTTTCACTGCCAAATAAGCCTGGGGTTATTAGTTTGACTTTGCCTACAACGGTAGCATTAGAAGTCACAAATCAATATCACTGGTATTTCAACATTTATTGTGCCGAACGTAAGCCACCAACGGCTATTGTTCATGGCGGAATCCAAAGGCGTGCCATTACTCCCACCCTCGCTAGCCAATTAGCGCAAGCAACTCCACAACAACAAACACAGCTTTACTTTGCTAATGGATTTTGGTTTGATGCAGTAACGACACTAGGGCAGCTACACTACCACAATCCAAGTGATATGGCAATAGCAAAAAATTGGACTGATGTATTGCGCTTTGTTGGCTTAGATGCGATCGCTTCTGAACCCATTGCCTCATGTTGCGATCTCATGCAGCAAGTCAGAAGAGATTGATAAAGCTTGGCGAATAAATTCGCAGTTAAACAAACAAAGTCCACCTCCGTGGACTACATTAATGAGAGTGTAGCGGAGGCACACTTTGTTTGGGTAGCCCCGACTTCAGTCGGAGGGCATCTTATAGCCAATTTCCCACTAATACGTAGGCAGACCAATACATTGGATGAGCGTAATTAGGATTTTTTAATAGTGACAGTTGCGCTTGACGCAAAGCGGTAGCTTTATTAACTTGACTGCTTGCTAATTCGGCATAAAATTGACTCATTAATAAAGCTGTGGACTGGTCATCTACAGACCACAAAGATGCTAGCGTGCTGCGTGCTCCAGCTCTCACGGCAATTCCGGCAATACCTAAAGCTGCGCGTTTGTCGCCAGTTGCAGTTTCACAAGCGCTAAGAACCAGAAGTTCAATTGCGCTAGACGAGTTTTGAGTGCGATTGCGGAGTAAATCATTTAACTCATTAACATTGATTGGCTTATCCCATGCGAGAATAAAAGTCTGCTCAATGTTAGAACTAAATTGACCGTGAGTTGCCAAATGTACGACAGGAAATGACTGTGAGTTAACTTGCTTTTGTAGTGCTTGGCTAGTGAAATCTTGATTGAGTAATACTTGGCTGGAAACTTCAGATGTGATTTGCTCGATTTCGCTTTCAACGTAACTCAACCCTTCAAAACCATAACGAGGTTCACTGAGTCCCGCTGTTAAGGCTTGTAATCTTTGCTGCTGTAATGGCTGCGGGTCAATTAGTTGTAACCCTGGTGCTAGGGCAATACTATACTGTTCTATAAGATACTGCTGGCGCTGTGCGTCATATAATGCTGCCATAGGAATATTACGCAGCGAACCATCTAAAACAAAAACCAAAGTTTTGATATCACTCGCATTGAGTGCAGTTAGTTGAGGACGCACTAACCATTCATACACTTTCTGAGACAGTGCTTGCACTTCGGTGAAAGTATCTGGTTCAATCAGATTTTGTTGAAGTTGCTCTAGGGTAGTTTCAAACTCGGTTTGTGAAATATTAACGGTGTGATGGCGCAGTGGTTGCTGTGGTAGTTTGATAATGACTTCGAGGCGATCTCGTAAAATAATTGGATAGATCGCGGCTGCGGTTTGATCTTGCTCGTCTACAATTTGATCGATCTGACGATTTGCATCTAAACACGCTGCACGGAAAAAGTTATTTAGCTCTGCTAATTGCAGCGATTCGATTGTTTGACGGGCTTTTTGCAAGTTCTGTTGACTTGGTTGAGTTCCGTTCGATTGCAGTAGTAAACTGACAAGTTCGCGATAAACAGGTTCAACTTCTTCTTGAAAAGAAAACTGAACGTCAGGGTTAATTGCCACTAAATCGTAGCGGAGAGTTTGCAGTGATTGCACTGAATCATCGTAAGCGGCGATCGCTTTTTCTGTATTGCCTTGAGCTTGCAATAGACGTCCGAGTTGCCATTGCCAACGATAGGAAATATCTAATGCATTAATTCCTTGGGCTAATACGAGTGCTTGTTGCGTTAATTCTTGCGCACTTGTCCACTGTTGAGTTTGTTCGTACAATCCTCCCAAGTTTCCTAAAGCATAGCTTATGGCGCGTGGATCTTGGAGGTGTTTTGCTTCTTGTACGGCGGTAGCGAGGAGTTTGCCAATCTCCAACCATGAAGGAATCGCTATTTGGGATTTTTGAGGCTGCGCTTGGTGCAAGCGCATCAAGTTTTGTGCCAAGGTAATGCGAGCATAAACTTTTGTCTGACTTGTCGGTAAGTTTGCTAGGTGAGAATTAATTTGAGGCAATAACGCTTGTGCTGTGTTGAGATCGCCTGTTTCGAGTAATAAGCTGAGTTGATTGAGTTGTGCTTGCAGTTGTGTGCTTGCTGTAGACGATACACTCGCAGCTTGTTGATAGTAGGTTAATGCAGCTTGTGGGTTTTGCTGCAATCGCACAGTGTTCCCCAAACTTGTTAATGTTGCGGCAATTTCTTCTGGCGATCGCAATTCTTGAGCTAATTTAAGACTTTGTTGCAGTACTTGCTGTGATTGACTGAGATTTCCCACAACACGCAGCGCATTCCCCAAACTACGTAACCCAGTAACTTTAATTGCAGTTGGCTGTTGTTGTAGAGTTTGATTCGCTTGGTTGAGTGTCGTTATTGCACGGCGGTATAGCCCTAAAGCTTGCTGTGCTTGGGCTTGATTAATTAGGCTACGTGTAACGCCAACGCTATCTGCTGCTTTGGTATATGCTGCAGTTGCTTTTTGCCAGCTGTTCAGTGCTTGTTCAGCTTGTCCTTGAGCAAATTGCAAACTTCCTTGATTATTCCATGCTTGGGCGAGAACTTGTGCCTGTTGGGGGTTTGTTGCAGAAGTTGATAACAGTTTTAGACTCGTGGCGATCGCCTGATTCGCTTGCGACCAATTTCCTAATTGTTGATACGCTAAAGCAAGATTGCTCAACGCCATTGCTTGATTTAAGCTGTCATCACGCTGTTGATAAACTTTTGCGGCTTGCTGCCAAACTACTGCGGCTTGCGCATATTGTCCAGTTGTGTAAAGTTCTCTTCCCTGCTGAATCGATTCAGAAGTAGAGCTACTGAATGATACATCTGCTACCCGCGCCCAAGCTGGCGATCCTCCACACCAAACGAGAAAAGCAACACCCAACGCTAAAATGGGCTGGCGACTACGGAAAAATACACGCCGTTCTCTTGCCATGTTCTTCGCTCCGATGTGATATCAACTAAAGGAATGCCCCAGTCAATGCGGGCGGTGAGATTATTACCTACTTGCAAGCGTAAGCCAAGTCCGACCGAAACTAACGTACTAGTATCAGGATTGGCGTCTTCAGCGTTCCAACTCGTGCCAATGTCTACAAACGGAGTCAATTGTAAAAGTCCTTGCCATTCGGGAATGCGCGAAATGGGTACACGCAACTCTACGGAAGCAAACGCACCGTTATCAGTTAACAAAGCATCTTGACGATAACCACGAACACTGTCAAATCCACCTAAACTAAAGCGTTCTACTGGAACCAAGGATTGATCTGCCAGTTGTACGTCACCGCGCACCAAAAGTAAAGTATCAGGAGCTAAAAGACGCACCCATTGAGCTTGTCCCCGCCAAGAGAAAAATCGACTATCAGGAGCATCATCGTTAATTGTGGCATCAAAGGCACCGATACCTACACTAAATTGCGATCGCGCTGCAATGACTTCGCGACTACCACGCTGCGTCCATTCTTGAAAAAAGCGTAGAGCAGAAATACGTGTACGTCCTTCGTCATCTGCCCCAGGAGAGAGTTCTGATAAAGGAACGCCAAATTCTTCGAGGACACTTGATGCAAGATTACTTTCTCGGCGAGATGCGGTTAATCCAAGAACGAATTCTGCTGAAGGACTTTGACTGATTGGTTGGCGAAATGTTAAGTCGTAGTAGCGCGAATACGAGTCAATTTCTAAAAAATCAAATGGCGGCTCGATAACACTGCTATCTGCTGCGCCTACATTTAAGCCGATAGTGCCGTTGCGTGGATTGATTGGTAGTGCATAGCTAACATCAAATGTATTGCTACCGTCGGTATTGTTATATCCAACACTAATGCTGTCACCAAATCCGAGGAGATTTGCTTCATTGATTTGTCCGCCACGCCGAAAGCTACCGACACTAGGCGATCGCCTGTTGTCTCCAATCACTTGTATATTAAATGTTCGGGCTTCCTGTACTTGGATATCGAGGACATTCGTTCCAGGGCGCGAACCTGCGGATAATTCAGCAGATAAATTTTGAATGCGCGGATCGAGTTGCAAGAGTTGCAGTGCTTCTAAGAGGCGTTGTTGATTTAAAGGTGCATCCGTACGAACAGCAATGCGCGATCGCACGTAATTCGGGTTAAGACGTTGCGTACCTGTAATGTTAATTGCTTCTAACTCGCCTTCGACTACCTGAATTGTCACGACTCCTTCTTGGAGTGTCTGCGGTGGAATTAAAGCGCCTGAAGTGATGTAGCCGCGATCGATGTAGAGTTGAGTAACTGCCGAACGTGCTTGCAAAAGTTCTGCAAATGAAATTGGACGATTTGTAAATGGTGCTAGTAACTGCGCAAATTCTGCTGCACTAAATACTGTACTACCGACAACATCAAATCTCTTAATAACAACGGTATCAAGTATTCCTGGTAAAGGTGTTGGTGGTGATGGTGCTATAGATGGTGGCTGTAGTAACTCTTCTGGCGGTGGTAAGGGTTCAGTCGGTGGTTGTGGTGGTGGTGTCGGGCTTGGTGGCGGAATGACATCCTGAGGAGGTGGTAGCGGAATTGCTTGGGCAAGATCGATTTCTGCTGCTGATGTCGCAGCAATCTGAGTGTTGATAACAAGTAACACAAGCCCACTCAGCGAAAATTGTAGGCGGCGAACAAGTTTATGGTGCATTGCAAGCAACAGCCGTAGACAAAGGATTATGAGTTGTAGCAGTTGGCACTTGTGCCATCAGTACTACTTCGCCATTGGAGCCTATCATCCATCCCTGTGCTTCTACAAGAGATTTTGGCTGAGAATTGTTAAGGTCACTTGCAACAGTATTTAATGTTGGAGATGCTTGAGTCTGTATAGGAGTGCCTAAATCTGCTAACACGGAATTTGCATTAATTGCTTCGCTAGGAGTTGGTGGTAATCCACCGCGCCCAGTAATGATAAATTCACTTGTGTTTGTCGCAATGCTTGTATCCGCAGCGCATCCTTGTGCAACTAGGTTACTGACATCTACAGGCTGTTCTGGTAAGGAAACTAAACCGCGACTTGGTTCATCATCTAAAACAACAATTTCGACAACGCCGTCAACTCCTTGTGCGGAACTTGCAGAGATCACACTATCAGGAGAAAGAAAGAAGCCTTGCGTTGCAATGCGGATATTTCCACCACTTCCTGTAAAGGCGTTAGCAGTTACAGCACTATTTCTAGTAGCAAAAAATAATTCTGTACTGATATCAATATTACCACCATCACCACCAGCATTTGCCGTACCAGCGGTAGCTGTAATACTACTATTGTCGCGTAAAGCAACATTGCTTCCTTGAAGTGAAATTTGTCCGCCTGCGCCTTGGGTAGTTGCAGTAGAAATTGTGCCTTGATTGTCGAGGAATATTGAAGGTGCAGTTACTTTAATTTGTCCCGCATCGGCGATCGCATCTCCCCGAACTCTTGCTAAGAAACCACTCGCTGCACCATCATTATCGACGCGATCGGGTGTTTGTTGCAGTCTGTCATTGTAAGTGCGATCGCTTCCCGAAATATTGACACTATTTGCTGCATTAACTGTAATATTACCTGCCATACCTTGATTAAAGGCAGTCGTTAAAATTTGTCCGCCATTCGTAGCAGCAACGTTTGCTGCATTGACTGTGATATCTCCTCCAGGTGCAATACCGCGAGTCCGCGCACTGATAACTGCACCATCGAGAATGTTTAAATTGCCTGTA comes from the Gloeocapsopsis sp. IPPAS B-1203 genome and includes:
- a CDS encoding CHASE2 domain-containing protein translates to MAKLVVLKVGEGSFEQGFPVTMQIGEEGDSPAIQTLGKLPPAPEIPQYYNCWQSAYLCLGWSTRLEAKPIQVTNVSVIDDCWHAVQVLRNRLNSWIHSESFRSIREKWLEKLLPSDEIRVILQTEDELLQRLPWHFCDLFERYPKAEIALSTPAYERVKQVSQLKNKVTILAILGDSTGIDTQADRALLEKLPGATVQFLVEPQRQELNNQLWSQGWDILFFAGHSSSLANGDGRICINQTDSLSISDLKYALKTAVAHGLKLAIFNSCDGLGLARELANLYIPQVIVMREPVPDKVAHEFLKNFLYTFAGGQSFYLSVREARERLQGLEDQYPCASWLPVIYQNPAENPPLWTALSNQLAVDRSRNYQHPRRSLKKIGLQRLRTIMLTSIAVTSVIWGVRHLGALQPFELKAFDQLMRLRSHEGTDPRLLVVAITEDDFKIPEQKNRTGSLSDLALAQLLAKLEQYQPRAIGLDIYREDAVNPQQEDLAKYMQQSDRFIAVCKISDPTATEDPSVAPPPEVPEARQGFSDVVLDPDGILRRYLVAVNPHPASICGAPYAFSTQLAFRYLAANGIFPQWTPEGQLQLGDIVLPRLHSHTGGYQTIDAAGFQMLLNYNSYQSPENIASRVTLTDVLRNRVRPDDVKNRIVLIGVTAPSVGDYFATPYSTGGGTYQKMAGVFIHAQMVSQLLSVVKNQRPLLWVLPQWGELLWIWGWSILGGLLAWRYRSVLHLELALAITVIVLSALCSMFFLLQSCWVPLVPSGLALVATSAGVIVQNTSQKQGQSTKLYSGST
- a CDS encoding ShlB/FhaC/HecB family hemolysin secretion/activation protein, giving the protein MHHKLVRRLQFSLSGLVLLVINTQIAATSAAEIDLAQAIPLPPPQDVIPPPSPTPPPQPPTEPLPPPEELLQPPSIAPSPPTPLPGILDTVVIKRFDVVGSTVFSAAEFAQLLAPFTNRPISFAELLQARSAVTQLYIDRGYITSGALIPPQTLQEGVVTIQVVEGELEAINITGTQRLNPNYVRSRIAVRTDAPLNQQRLLEALQLLQLDPRIQNLSAELSAGSRPGTNVLDIQVQEARTFNIQVIGDNRRSPSVGSFRRGGQINEANLLGFGDSISVGYNNTDGSNTFDVSYALPINPRNGTIGLNVGAADSSVIEPPFDFLEIDSYSRYYDLTFRQPISQSPSAEFVLGLTASRRESNLASSVLEEFGVPLSELSPGADDEGRTRISALRFFQEWTQRGSREVIAARSQFSVGIGAFDATINDDAPDSRFFSWRGQAQWVRLLAPDTLLLVRGDVQLADQSLVPVERFSLGGFDSVRGYRQDALLTDNGAFASVELRVPISRIPEWQGLLQLTPFVDIGTSWNAEDANPDTSTLVSVGLGLRLQVGNNLTARIDWGIPLVDITSERRTWQENGVYFSVVASPF
- a CDS encoding DUF928 domain-containing protein, producing MNFYWQCYKFALIGLAVIGVFPAKVYSVPKIKVEQQVIASATGQLNFTPPPPPVNIGIPGDRTGAGRRGCLVNNDSVDNKQLTALVPITKAATGLEVVWGLTTVEHPTFWFYVPYRAQDVHSARFVLRTADNQLVYQTSVSLPNKPGVISLTLPTTVALEVTNQYHWYFNIYCAERKPPTAIVHGGIQRRAITPTLASQLAQATPQQQTQLYFANGFWFDAVTTLGQLHYHNPSDMAIAKNWTDVLRFVGLDAIASEPIASCCDLMQQVRRD
- a CDS encoding DUF1822 family protein, which translates into the protein MPKNTKQIQGFALPLPITQIAQETAQKFIDQVQDFPDKVEKIKLNTLAVCIVDNYLQMMGINTNITASDSWNPVLRLCADIADLEVSGLGRLECRWLRSPSMQCDIPPEVWEDRIGYVVVQFDEALREATLLGFTPKAIAQLPIDELQPLEDLLAHLNELRLNIDQQPLVQLSQWFNQVFETEWQAIETILGSARANLAFSFRRSDPLVGGTNENREDRVRRAKLIDLGMQLAGHAVALIVELRSVSDQKMDILLQVHPTGSQIYLPTQLQLTVLDASEAIFLEAQARKADNYIQLQFSGKPGEKFSVRVALGNDSIIENFMI
- a CDS encoding CHAT domain-containing protein, which translates into the protein MARERRVFFRSRQPILALGVAFLVWCGGSPAWARVADVSFSSSTSESIQQGRELYTTGQYAQAAVVWQQAAKVYQQRDDSLNQAMALSNLALAYQQLGNWSQANQAIATSLKLLSTSATNPQQAQVLAQAWNNQGSLQFAQGQAEQALNSWQKATAAYTKAADSVGVTRSLINQAQAQQALGLYRRAITTLNQANQTLQQQPTAIKVTGLRSLGNALRVVGNLSQSQQVLQQSLKLAQELRSPEEIAATLTSLGNTVRLQQNPQAALTYYQQAASVSSTASTQLQAQLNQLSLLLETGDLNTAQALLPQINSHLANLPTSQTKVYARITLAQNLMRLHQAQPQKSQIAIPSWLEIGKLLATAVQEAKHLQDPRAISYALGNLGGLYEQTQQWTSAQELTQQALVLAQGINALDISYRWQWQLGRLLQAQGNTEKAIAAYDDSVQSLQTLRYDLVAINPDVQFSFQEEVEPVYRELVSLLLQSNGTQPSQQNLQKARQTIESLQLAELNNFFRAACLDANRQIDQIVDEQDQTAAAIYPIILRDRLEVIIKLPQQPLRHHTVNISQTEFETTLEQLQQNLIEPDTFTEVQALSQKVYEWLVRPQLTALNASDIKTLVFVLDGSLRNIPMAALYDAQRQQYLIEQYSIALAPGLQLIDPQPLQQQRLQALTAGLSEPRYGFEGLSYVESEIEQITSEVSSQVLLNQDFTSQALQKQVNSQSFPVVHLATHGQFSSNIEQTFILAWDKPINVNELNDLLRNRTQNSSSAIELLVLSACETATGDKRAALGIAGIAVRAGARSTLASLWSVDDQSTALLMSQFYAELASSQVNKATALRQAQLSLLKNPNYAHPMYWSAYVLVGNWL